A window of Sphingobacterium kitahiroshimense genomic DNA:
TTGCTGATCCCGAAAACGAAATCAAAATACAACAAGCATTTAGTCAGTTGATCAAAAATAAGACAGTATTAATCATTGCGCACCGATTGAGTACAATTACAGATGCGGACCAAATATTAGTTTTTAATCATGGTGAATTAATCGATAATGGAAAACATGATGAATTACTAGAAAACAGCGCCTTGTATGGACGCATGTGGAATGCCCATACCAGAGCAAAGGAATTTGTGATCTAGTGCACATGGGTCATTTTGCCTCATAAAATTCCGCCTCCTCGTTCGCATGATAAGGGCAATCATTCATTCAATTTATTACAGCATACAATAGAAATCAGTAAACATGATAAAGAACCTAAAATACGTTACCGCTTTTAACAGAAAAGATACGCGTAAAATCATACTTTGGGAAATACTCCATAGCCTGTTCATTGCCGCTCCTTCAGCAATTTTACTGGTCATCATATGGGAATTGTTTTCTCCTAAACCCGATGTACATAAAATATGGACGGTAGTAGGTCTTATGGCTGTCATGCTGGTCGTGCAATTTTTTATTGCATCGCAGTCGATGGTCAGATCCAACTTATGGGTCTATGACCTGTCCACAAAACTTCGTATTGCTTTAGGAAATCGCATCCAGAAATTTTCCCTTGGTTTCTTCAAACAACGTGATCCAGGGGAAATTGCATCCATTGTTCTGCAGGATGTATCAAATTTTGAAGGTATTTTTGGGCATAGCGTTGGAAATCTGGCTTCTGCTATTTTTGGAACCACGGTGCTTTCTATTTTCCTATTTATCTATGATTGGAGATTAGCTCTTTGTCTCTTAGCAGCATTGCCACTCATTTATCCCTTTTTATATTTGGCCAATTATTTCGTCAGCAAATTAGGGAAAAAACAAATAGCGGCCCGGAATACTGTTGGAGCAAAATTTTTAGAATATGTACAGGGCATACGACATTTAAAGTCTTATGGATTAACCGGTGAGAAGCATAAGGGATTGGAAAATTCATTTGAAGATCTGAGAAAAAAAAGTATCCGTATGGAGGCTATTCCCGGTCCGTTTGTTGTCACAGCAGGCATTGTTTTCGAGATCGGTTTTATTTTGATGGTCGCCTTAGGATTATACTATTTATCCAACAATACCATCACCATTCCCGTATTAATTACGTTCCTCATTATGGGCTATAATTTATACAACCCGCTTAAAGTGGTCATGGTCGATTATCTGGTGCTTCGATACATGAATGAAAGTCTCAACCGTATTGTTGCTATTATGGAAACACCTACCATGGAAACGGGAAAAGAAGCTGTCCCCAATCGATATGATGTCATATTCGACAATGTTAGTTTTGGTTATCAAAATAAGTTAACCGTTCAGAATCTGAGTTTTAATGTTCCTGAAAAATCAATGCTCGCTTTGGTAGGCCATTCTGGTTCTGGAAAATCAACAATTGCCTCGCTCATTGCCCGTTTTTGGGATGTCAATACCGGCGGCATTAAAATCGGCGGCATAGACATTCGCGATATTCATCAAGATCAGTATTATACACTCATCAGCGAAGTATTTCAAGATGTATATCTCTTTGACGACACTGTTTATAACAACATCAAAATTGGTAAACCAGACGCAACCCTAGAAGAAATCATTGATGCGGCCGATAAAGCACAGATACTGGATTTCGTATGGGAATTTCCGAAAGGGATGGATACCATGGTGGGTGAAGGTGGCAGTAAACTTTCAGGAGGTCAAAAACAGCGCATCAGCATCGCCCGTGCATTATTGAAAAATGCACCGATTATACTGCTGGATGAAGCCACAGCAAGTCTCGATCCTGAAAATGAAATTTATATCCAGCATGCCATACAGGAACTTGTAAAAGCTAAAACCGTAATTGTAATTGCACATAAATTGGCTACCATTAAAAATGCAGACCAGATCATTGTATTGAATAATGGCGGTATTGCAGAAAAAGGAACACATGAAGCATTAGTGGAACAGGATGGTATTTACAGAAAAATGTGGGAAATACAGCAGAAATCAAATGGATGGAAAGTGAATAAGGATAGTTAACCTGAAGAATTTTAAAAAAAAGACCTCATGAATCATGAGGTCTTTAACACAATATCACTGCATCAACTATTTAATTTTTATTATTTCTGAATAGACAGCTTGATCTCCAGCATTTGCCCGAACACC
This region includes:
- a CDS encoding ABC transporter ATP-binding protein; translated protein: MIKNLKYVTAFNRKDTRKIILWEILHSLFIAAPSAILLVIIWELFSPKPDVHKIWTVVGLMAVMLVVQFFIASQSMVRSNLWVYDLSTKLRIALGNRIQKFSLGFFKQRDPGEIASIVLQDVSNFEGIFGHSVGNLASAIFGTTVLSIFLFIYDWRLALCLLAALPLIYPFLYLANYFVSKLGKKQIAARNTVGAKFLEYVQGIRHLKSYGLTGEKHKGLENSFEDLRKKSIRMEAIPGPFVVTAGIVFEIGFILMVALGLYYLSNNTITIPVLITFLIMGYNLYNPLKVVMVDYLVLRYMNESLNRIVAIMETPTMETGKEAVPNRYDVIFDNVSFGYQNKLTVQNLSFNVPEKSMLALVGHSGSGKSTIASLIARFWDVNTGGIKIGGIDIRDIHQDQYYTLISEVFQDVYLFDDTVYNNIKIGKPDATLEEIIDAADKAQILDFVWEFPKGMDTMVGEGGSKLSGGQKQRISIARALLKNAPIILLDEATASLDPENEIYIQHAIQELVKAKTVIVIAHKLATIKNADQIIVLNNGGIAEKGTHEALVEQDGIYRKMWEIQQKSNGWKVNKDS